A genomic stretch from Bordetella sp. N includes:
- the leuB gene encoding 3-isopropylmalate dehydrogenase, with the protein MTSPASAQSVTDASAYDLIVLPGDGIGKEVTAEAVRVLEWFAARRGINVNLRHEQFGAEAYHATGHFIKEEVFADLLKVDAVLFGAFGGTLEANPIPADIRRKFGLLRMRQAMGLFANVRPVKALNTLSKVSPLQPHVSADVDLVVIRELIGGIYFGEPRGITQLESGERRGVNTQVYTTHEIVRIADFAFALAATRRGHVTSVDKSNVMESSVLWREEVKKRHARYPDIALDHLYVDACAAELITRPRKFDVILTDNLFGDILSDAASAITGSLGMLPSASFGAELRPGVRRAFYEPVHGSAPDIAGKGVANPCGAILSLALALEGTFKRPEDARLLEHAVDIALQRARTRDLADPSLPVVSTRGFADEVIKALDEADGAIG; encoded by the coding sequence ATGACCTCCCCCGCCTCTGCTCAATCCGTTACTGACGCGTCCGCCTACGACCTCATCGTGTTGCCCGGCGACGGCATCGGCAAGGAAGTCACCGCGGAAGCGGTCCGGGTATTGGAGTGGTTCGCCGCCAGACGCGGCATCAATGTGAACCTGCGCCATGAACAGTTCGGCGCCGAGGCCTATCACGCCACCGGCCATTTCATCAAAGAAGAGGTGTTCGCCGACCTGCTCAAGGTCGACGCCGTCCTGTTCGGCGCTTTCGGTGGCACCCTGGAAGCCAATCCCATTCCGGCGGATATCCGCCGCAAGTTCGGCCTGCTGCGCATGCGCCAGGCCATGGGCCTGTTCGCCAATGTCAGGCCGGTCAAGGCGCTGAACACCCTGTCCAAGGTGTCGCCCCTGCAGCCCCACGTCAGCGCCGACGTGGACCTGGTGGTCATACGCGAACTGATCGGCGGCATCTACTTCGGCGAACCCCGTGGCATCACGCAGCTTGAAAGCGGCGAACGGCGGGGGGTCAATACGCAGGTCTACACCACGCACGAAATCGTGCGCATCGCCGACTTCGCGTTCGCGCTGGCCGCCACGCGGCGCGGCCACGTGACGTCCGTGGATAAGAGCAATGTCATGGAAAGCAGCGTGCTGTGGCGCGAAGAAGTGAAGAAGCGCCATGCCCGCTACCCGGACATCGCCTTGGACCACCTGTATGTGGACGCCTGCGCCGCCGAGTTGATCACCCGCCCCAGGAAGTTCGACGTCATCCTGACCGACAACCTCTTCGGCGACATCCTGTCCGATGCGGCTTCGGCCATCACGGGATCGCTGGGCATGCTGCCGTCCGCGTCCTTCGGCGCGGAGCTGCGGCCTGGGGTCCGGCGTGCCTTCTACGAACCCGTCCACGGCAGCGCGCCCGATATCGCCGGCAAGGGCGTGGCCAATCCCTGCGGCGCCATCCTCAGCCTGGCGCTGGCCCTGGAAGGCACGTTCAAGCGCCCGGAAGATGCTCGCCTGCTGGAGCACGCCGTGGATATCGCCTTGCAGCGCGCCCGCACGCGCGATCTGGCCGACCCGTCGCTGCCCGTGGTGTCCACCCGGGGCTTCGCGGACGAAGTCATCAAAGCGCTCGATGAGG